In the genome of Gadus chalcogrammus isolate NIFS_2021 unplaced genomic scaffold, NIFS_Gcha_1.0 GACHA040, whole genome shotgun sequence, one region contains:
- the LOC130378009 gene encoding mucin-5AC-like, which yields MADGAGGGDDDVIHLASFNVHRSQGRRLRRKEFITISDDSDDEPLNLVLGRPVLIPEDTDDDVRILESLTPSRRHLIRPAAPWCGDLPLHPLRGPNPASAEQPGPSGSRAVTARLIKVEAPPPTPVTPSTSSIWDDARLPSTSGTSGAPQRPPAPRTRHDSIEHTEPRHSPQASTSAASTSAASTSTAHHSPQASTSTASTSTASTSTASHRPRASTSTASTSAASHSPQAITSTASTSAARHSPQASTSTASTSAARHSPQASTSTASTSAARHSPQASSSASTQTQRIQMGGAQGQLAAAPQPGMLQGPTVPGPPTGPPAALPQPRGRGPIHIVATVHTFAPPQAPPQAPPQAPPQAPAPRAPQVRPAAPPAPQVRPAAPPAVLIAAAPERLGPPEVGHRIRLGSQAPGEAQLNPPPQTFPGWRTPGRAPQRRRTDLGGPDPSCRPTSEP from the exons ATGGCTGACGGAGCAGGCGGAGGGGATGACGACGTCATTCACCTGGCGAGCTTCAACGTCCACCGCAGTCAAG GCCGGCGCTTGCGGAGGAAGGAGTTCATCACCATCTCTGACGACTCGGACGACGAGCCGCTCAACCTGGTCTTGGGCCGCCCCGTGCTGATCCCCGAAGACACAGACGACGACGTCCGCATCCTTGAG TCTCTGACTCCGTCACGAAGACACCTGATCCGCCCGGCCGCCCCCTGGTGTGGcgacctccctctccacccgcTGCGAGGCCCTAACCCGGCCTCGGCGGAGCAGCCGGGCCCTTCCGGCTCGCGTGCCGTCACCGCCCGCCTCATTAAGgtggaggccccgccccctacgCCGGTCACCCCCTCTACCTCCAGCATCTGGGATGACGCCCGCCTTCCAAGCACCTCGGGCACCTCGGGGGCCCCCCAACGGCCGCCTGCCCCTCGGACCCGCCATGACTCCATAGAACACACGGAGCCACGCCACAGCCCTCAGGCCAGCACTAGCGCCGCTAGCACTAGCGCTGCTAGCACTAGCACTGCTCACCACAGCCCTCAGGCCAGCACTAGCACCGCTAGCACTAGCACCGCTAGCACTAGCACCGCTAGCCACAGGCCTCGGGCTAGCACTAGCACCGCTAGCACTAGCGCCGCTAGCCACAGCCCTCAGGCTATCACTAGCACCGCTAGCACTAGCGCCGCTCGCCACAGCCCTCAGGCTAGCACTAGCACCGCTAGCACTAGCGCCGCTCGCCACAGCCCTCAGGCTAGCACTAGCACCGCTAGCACTAGCGCCGCTCGCCACAGCCCTCAGGCTAGCTCTAGCGCCTCCACCCAGACCCAGCGGATCCAGATGGGAGGGGCCCAGGGCCAGCTGGCCGCCGCCCCGCAGCCCGGGATGCTGCAGGGCCCCACTGTGCCCGGCCCCCCCACGGGGCCCCCGGCTGCCCTGCCCCAGCCCCGCGGGCGGGGCCCTATCCACATTGTGGCGACAGTGCACACATTTGCCCCACCCCAGGCCCCACCCCAGGCCCCACCCCAGGCCCCACCCCAGGCCCCGGCCCCACGCGCCCCCCAGGTCAGACCTgcggccccccccgccccccaggtcAGACCTGCGGCCCCCCCGGCGGTGCTGATAGCCGCTGCCCCAGAGAGACTGGGCCCCCCTGAGGTGGGCCACCGTATCAGGCTGGGGAGCCAGGCCCCCGGGGAGGCCCagctcaacccccccccccag ACATTCCCAGGCTGGAGGACGCCAGGCCGGGCCCCTCAGCGCCGCAGGACGGACCTGGGGGGGCCCGACCCGAGCTGCCGCCCCACGTCAGAGCCCTGA